The Levilactobacillus namurensis genomic interval CGCGAGCGGAACGCATCGCGAAGAAGTCGGGGAAGTTGACCAAGACCACCGACTTCTATTGGACCAACCTGGATACCACGTACTACACGGTCGCGGGACAGAATAAGGCTAAGCAAAACGTTTACGCCGTGATTCCCAAGACGGGGAAGAACGTGACCGTGTTGAAACAAAGCGCCGGACTTTCACGTAATGCGGTACTTCAACGGGTCTGGCAACGGAACCCTAAGAAGGTTTTGTCAGCGGCTTTGAGTATCTTTAA includes:
- a CDS encoding DUF5590 domain-containing protein, encoding MRQQYQRRRRPRHWGLLTVLVVVLVLLLSGGYVIQRATRPFNQAQTRAERIAKKSGKLTKTTDFYWTNLDTTYYTVAGQNKAKQNVYAVIPKTGKNVTVLKQSAGLSRNAVLQRVWQRNPKKVLSAALSIFNGKPAWQVSYLSRNGKLCYLTFQYSNGKVLQQIANI